One region of Qipengyuania gaetbuli genomic DNA includes:
- a CDS encoding PhzF family phenazine biosynthesis protein: MTTIPYWHVDAFADAPFRGNQAAVMPLDQWLPDEVLQAIGEENAFAETAFIIPDASGAADYELRWFTPTEEVRLCGHATLASGHVVLSQSGGERVTFRTRHAGILEVRRAGDGYELALPLIRTEPGEWAEAVAFLGAEPAEVWLSPDRYGVYRFDTEEAVRALDPDMRGLRALGNDQFICTARGRDTDVVSRVFVPGGGVDEDSFTGSAHAALTYYWSEQLGRDSFTAFQASQRGGHATCRREGEQAWLGGACVTVVKGEFYLPSAG, translated from the coding sequence GTGACCACCATCCCATACTGGCATGTCGACGCCTTTGCCGATGCGCCCTTTCGCGGCAACCAGGCCGCGGTGATGCCGCTGGACCAGTGGCTGCCCGACGAGGTGCTTCAGGCCATCGGCGAAGAGAACGCCTTTGCCGAAACCGCCTTCATCATCCCCGATGCGAGCGGGGCAGCGGATTACGAGCTGCGCTGGTTCACTCCAACAGAAGAGGTTCGCCTGTGCGGTCATGCGACGCTCGCCAGCGGTCATGTCGTGCTGTCGCAAAGCGGCGGCGAGCGGGTGACCTTCCGCACGCGCCACGCCGGTATCCTCGAAGTGCGCCGCGCAGGGGACGGTTACGAGCTGGCCTTGCCGCTGATCCGCACCGAGCCCGGCGAATGGGCGGAGGCGGTTGCCTTTCTGGGTGCCGAGCCTGCCGAGGTCTGGCTCAGCCCGGACCGCTACGGCGTCTACCGTTTCGACACGGAAGAGGCGGTGCGCGCGCTCGACCCCGACATGCGCGGGCTTCGCGCGCTGGGGAACGACCAGTTCATCTGCACGGCGCGCGGGCGCGATACCGATGTCGTCAGCCGCGTCTTCGTGCCGGGCGGCGGAGTGGACGAGGACAGCTTTACCGGCTCGGCCCATGCGGCGCTGACCTATTACTGGAGCGAGCAATTGGGCCGCGACAGCTTCACCGCCTTCCAGGCCTCGCAGCGCGGGGGCCATGCGACCTGCCGACGCGAGGGCGAACAGGCGTGGCTTGGCGGGGCCTGCGTGACGGTGGTGAAGGGCGAGTTCTACCTGCCTTCGGCGGGGTAG
- the pdxH gene encoding pyridoxamine 5'-phosphate oxidase, with protein MSEATSAIPVTDPFALFEEWFGEARASEPNDPNAMALATANADGMPSVRMVLLKGHGSQWGEGGGFVFYTNAESRKGEEIRANMRASLLFHWKSLRRQIRIEGPLTEVTSEQADAYFHSRPRVSQIGSAASDQSRPLADRRVYLDRVAALEERYPEGDIPRPPHWTGFLLTPLAIEFWRDREFRLHDRRRFTRASASEAWSNTLLYP; from the coding sequence ATGAGTGAAGCGACCAGCGCCATCCCCGTAACCGACCCCTTCGCCCTGTTCGAGGAGTGGTTCGGCGAGGCCAGGGCGAGCGAGCCGAACGATCCCAACGCCATGGCGCTGGCCACGGCGAATGCGGACGGCATGCCATCGGTGCGCATGGTACTGCTGAAGGGCCACGGCAGCCAGTGGGGTGAAGGCGGCGGCTTCGTGTTCTACACCAACGCCGAAAGCCGCAAGGGCGAGGAAATCCGCGCCAACATGCGCGCCTCGCTGCTGTTCCACTGGAAGAGCCTGCGCCGCCAGATCCGCATCGAAGGCCCGCTGACCGAAGTGACCAGCGAGCAGGCCGACGCCTACTTCCATTCGCGCCCGCGCGTCTCGCAGATCGGTTCGGCCGCCAGCGACCAGTCGCGCCCGCTGGCCGACCGGCGGGTCTATCTCGACCGCGTCGCCGCGCTGGAGGAACGCTATCCGGAAGGCGACATCCCGCGCCCTCCGCACTGGACCGGCTTCCTACTGACCCCGCTCGCCATCGAGTTCTGGCGCGATCGCGAGTTTCGCCTCCACGATCGCCGCCGCTTCACGCGCGCATCGGCAAGCGAGGCGTGGTCGAACACGCTGCTCTACCCGTGA
- a CDS encoding efflux RND transporter permease subunit — MNFRNISAWSIRNPIIPIILFIGLMLAGIMSFSDMEVQQQPDIEFPGVTVGISQPGAAPTEIENQITQRVESAVRGVEGVKNLNSTASEGFSSTFIEFEIGHDIGQAVNEVETAIGQIRGELPDGILEPRVQRVQTSSEPIGYFAISAPDMTLEQLSWFVDDTVAKRLLGIEGMAEVSRGGGVEREILVILDPARMQSLGVTASQVNGALRQNNLNAAGGQAEIAGSRQSVRVLGNADTAYALSQVQVAIGGGRTVKLSDVAEVRDSFGEVRSLGKIDGRQVVTFSLTRARGASDVSVYDNAVEELEKIKEENPGIEFTRLFTSVDYTKAQYDSSIAAMIEGAILAVVVVFFFLRDWRATFISALAIPLSAIPTFWVMDLLGFTLNQLSLLALGLVAGVLVDDAIVEIENIVRHMRMGKTAYQASIDAADEIGLPVVATTASIVAVFLPVGLMPGVSGQFFKNFGLTVVASVTMSLLVARMITPMVAAYFLKAKGHASHGEGPMMDRYERLLRWTLDRSGADRARAGIQPARFHWYYAFGGLVMFGIIAIAWLGGLFGTVMVLNSVLGGMTDIAFWKGHLSMLPEWISQAIGFFIAFPTMLLFLALGFFVGFIAAKVSALAMGFGSRLFGSEYRQWFNMRLDRFAARMRDHRVWMLGVGFAALILTGLVGAALPAQFFPDSDGDFSRVRIEMVPGTTLEQTERVADRVAAIVGEDPDVEAALQRVNEGNARLFITLKDDRKKTQQEFERNLTPVFQDIPDARVTFQSNQGGGGTGRPISVMLSGSDPKTLDATAATLVEQMKGVKGLVAPRIEADMRRPEILIKPRLDLAAQLGVTTAALSQTIRIATLGDIDQNAAKFSLSDRQVPIRVRLPEESRQDIATIQNLPVPTSTGGSVPLSRVAEISFGSGPTSIQRYNQNRRIFVGADLEPDMAKGDAMQAINALPIMRDLPSGVSNAPFGEDEWQQEMMVNFQIALLSGMLLVFAVLVLLYHRFVSPLVNMTSLLLAPLGGLLLIWAIGQPLSMPVFIGILMLFGIVAKNSILLIDFAVEEMERGVEKFEAIVDAGRKRAQPIVMTTVAMTAGMVPTALSLAGDGAWRAPMGWVVIGGLILSTLLTLLIVPAGFSLADGFEKRLGPWLRQRFLTYKPGDEHKPLQPLGGEAGIDPAE; from the coding sequence GTGAATTTCCGCAACATCTCCGCATGGTCGATTCGTAACCCGATCATTCCGATTATCCTGTTCATCGGGCTGATGCTGGCCGGCATCATGAGCTTTTCGGACATGGAGGTGCAGCAGCAGCCGGACATCGAATTCCCCGGCGTGACCGTGGGCATTTCGCAGCCCGGCGCCGCTCCGACGGAAATCGAGAACCAGATCACCCAGCGCGTGGAATCCGCCGTGCGCGGCGTGGAAGGGGTGAAGAACCTCAACTCCACCGCCAGCGAGGGCTTCTCCTCGACCTTCATCGAATTCGAGATCGGCCACGACATCGGCCAGGCCGTGAACGAGGTCGAAACCGCCATCGGCCAGATCCGCGGCGAATTGCCGGACGGCATTCTCGAACCGCGTGTCCAGCGCGTGCAGACCTCGTCCGAACCGATCGGATATTTCGCCATCAGCGCGCCCGACATGACGCTCGAGCAGCTCAGCTGGTTCGTCGACGATACGGTCGCCAAGCGCCTGCTCGGCATCGAGGGCATGGCCGAAGTGAGCCGTGGCGGCGGGGTGGAGCGCGAGATTCTCGTGATCCTCGATCCTGCCCGCATGCAGTCGCTCGGCGTAACCGCCAGCCAGGTCAACGGCGCGCTGCGGCAGAACAATCTCAACGCGGCCGGCGGCCAGGCGGAAATCGCCGGATCGCGCCAGTCGGTCCGCGTGCTCGGCAATGCCGATACCGCATATGCGCTCTCGCAGGTCCAGGTCGCCATCGGCGGCGGTCGCACTGTGAAGCTCTCCGACGTCGCAGAAGTGCGCGACAGTTTCGGCGAGGTCCGCTCGCTCGGCAAGATCGACGGTCGCCAGGTCGTGACCTTCAGCCTCACCCGCGCCCGCGGCGCATCGGACGTCAGCGTCTATGACAATGCGGTCGAGGAGCTGGAGAAGATCAAGGAAGAGAACCCGGGCATTGAATTCACCCGCCTGTTCACTTCGGTCGACTATACCAAGGCGCAGTACGACAGCTCCATAGCGGCGATGATCGAAGGCGCGATCCTGGCTGTCGTCGTGGTGTTCTTCTTCCTGCGCGACTGGCGCGCGACCTTCATTTCCGCGCTGGCCATCCCGCTGTCGGCCATCCCGACCTTCTGGGTCATGGACCTGCTCGGCTTCACCCTGAACCAGCTCTCGCTGCTGGCGCTCGGCCTCGTGGCGGGCGTGCTGGTCGACGATGCGATCGTGGAGATCGAGAACATCGTCAGACACATGCGAATGGGCAAGACGGCCTACCAGGCCTCGATCGATGCAGCCGACGAAATCGGCCTGCCGGTGGTCGCTACCACCGCCTCGATCGTCGCTGTCTTCCTGCCGGTCGGCCTGATGCCGGGCGTGTCGGGCCAGTTCTTCAAGAACTTCGGTCTCACTGTCGTCGCATCGGTGACCATGTCGTTGCTCGTCGCGCGTATGATCACGCCGATGGTCGCGGCCTACTTCCTCAAGGCCAAGGGGCACGCCTCGCACGGCGAAGGCCCGATGATGGACCGGTACGAGCGGCTGCTGCGCTGGACGCTCGACCGCAGCGGCGCCGACCGCGCGCGCGCCGGCATCCAGCCGGCCCGCTTCCACTGGTACTATGCATTCGGCGGCCTCGTGATGTTCGGTATTATCGCCATCGCCTGGCTCGGCGGCCTCTTCGGCACGGTCATGGTCCTCAATTCCGTGCTCGGCGGGATGACCGACATCGCATTCTGGAAGGGCCATCTCTCGATGCTGCCCGAGTGGATCTCGCAGGCGATCGGCTTCTTCATCGCCTTCCCGACGATGCTGCTGTTCCTGGCGCTGGGCTTTTTCGTCGGCTTCATTGCCGCAAAGGTCAGTGCGTTGGCGATGGGCTTTGGCTCACGGCTGTTCGGCAGCGAGTATCGCCAGTGGTTCAACATGAGGCTGGACCGCTTCGCGGCGCGCATGCGCGACCACCGCGTGTGGATGCTCGGCGTCGGCTTTGCCGCGCTGATCCTCACCGGCCTCGTCGGTGCGGCGCTGCCCGCCCAGTTCTTCCCCGATTCAGACGGCGACTTCAGCCGCGTGCGTATCGAGATGGTGCCCGGAACCACGCTCGAACAGACCGAGCGCGTGGCTGACCGTGTCGCTGCGATCGTGGGCGAGGATCCCGACGTGGAGGCCGCGCTCCAGCGCGTGAACGAAGGCAATGCCCGCCTCTTCATTACGCTGAAGGACGACCGCAAGAAGACGCAGCAGGAATTCGAACGGAACCTGACGCCTGTCTTCCAAGACATCCCGGATGCCCGCGTGACCTTCCAGTCCAACCAGGGCGGCGGCGGCACGGGCCGACCGATCTCGGTGATGCTCTCGGGTAGCGATCCCAAGACGCTGGATGCGACCGCGGCGACGCTGGTCGAGCAGATGAAGGGCGTGAAGGGCCTTGTCGCCCCGCGCATCGAGGCGGACATGCGTCGCCCCGAAATCCTCATCAAGCCGCGCCTCGACCTTGCCGCGCAGCTCGGCGTTACCACGGCCGCGCTCAGCCAGACGATCCGTATCGCGACGCTGGGCGATATCGACCAGAACGCCGCCAAGTTCTCGCTGTCCGACCGCCAGGTGCCGATCCGCGTGCGCCTGCCAGAGGAATCGCGCCAGGACATCGCGACGATCCAGAACCTGCCCGTACCGACATCGACCGGCGGTTCGGTGCCGCTTAGCCGCGTTGCCGAAATCAGCTTCGGTTCGGGCCCGACTTCGATCCAGCGCTACAACCAGAACCGCCGCATCTTCGTCGGCGCCGACCTCGAGCCGGACATGGCGAAGGGCGATGCGATGCAGGCCATCAATGCCCTGCCGATCATGCGAGACCTGCCTTCGGGCGTGTCCAACGCACCCTTCGGCGAGGATGAATGGCAACAGGAAATGATGGTCAATTTCCAGATCGCCCTGCTGTCCGGCATGTTGCTGGTCTTCGCGGTTCTGGTGCTGCTCTATCATCGTTTCGTGTCGCCGCTGGTCAACATGACATCGCTACTGCTCGCGCCGCTTGGCGGCCTGCTGCTGATCTGGGCGATCGGGCAACCGCTCTCCATGCCGGTCTTCATCGGCATTCTGATGCTGTTCGGCATCGTCGCGAAGAACTCGATCCTGCTGATCGACTTCGCGGTCGAGGAAATGGAACGCGGCGTCGAGAAATTCGAGGCCATCGTGGATGCGGGGCGCAAGCGCGCACAGCCAATCGTCATGACCACGGTCGCCATGACCGCGGGCATGGTGCCAACCGCGCTCAGCCTTGCCGGCGACGGTGCGTGGCGCGCGCCGATGGGCTGGGTCGTGATCGGCGGCCTGATCCTATCGACGCTGCTGACCCTGCTGATCGTTCCTGCCGGCTTCAGCCTTGCCGACGGTTTCGAAAAGCGCCTCGGTCCGTGGCTGCGCCAGCGGTTCCTGACCTACAAGCCGGGCGACGAGCACAAGCCCTTGCAGCCCCTTGGCGGGGAAGCCGGGATCGATCCGGCCGAGTGA
- the mnmA gene encoding tRNA 2-thiouridine(34) synthase MnmA, which produces MPESRLLEPASAAGLFDLPRPASECRIVVAMSGGVDSSVVAALAAKSGAEVIGITLQLYDFGTATGRKGACCAGDDIADARAVADRLGIAHYVYDHESAFREDVVEAFADEYLAGRTPVPCIRCNMGPKFTDLFAMARELGADCLATGHYVRRVEGPAGVELHRALDPARDQSYFLYATTEDQLDYLRFPLGGLPKAEVRDLAEAAGLRNAAKPDSQDICFVPDGDYAKIVKKLRPEGGRAGDIVHAQSGEVLGRHQGVIHYTVGQRRGLEIGGQPEPLYVVGIDADKAQVLVGPRPMLAVSAARLIETNRIGPLPDAGLTAKVRSLAKPVPVTLEGALGGGAATTIRFAQPEYGVAPGQAAVIYAGERVVGGGWIDGTTGFEG; this is translated from the coding sequence ATGCCCGAATCCCGCCTCCTCGAACCGGCGTCTGCCGCCGGCCTGTTCGACCTGCCGCGCCCGGCAAGCGAATGCCGCATCGTCGTCGCGATGTCGGGCGGGGTGGATTCCTCCGTGGTCGCCGCGCTGGCCGCGAAAAGCGGTGCCGAAGTGATCGGCATCACGCTGCAGCTTTACGATTTCGGTACGGCCACCGGGCGCAAGGGCGCCTGCTGCGCGGGCGACGATATTGCCGATGCGCGTGCCGTCGCCGACCGGCTGGGCATCGCGCACTATGTCTACGACCACGAAAGCGCCTTCCGCGAGGACGTGGTCGAAGCCTTCGCCGACGAATACCTCGCAGGCCGCACCCCCGTGCCCTGCATCCGCTGCAACATGGGGCCCAAGTTCACCGACCTCTTCGCTATGGCGCGCGAACTGGGGGCGGACTGCCTCGCCACCGGCCACTATGTGCGCCGCGTCGAGGGTCCGGCGGGAGTGGAGCTGCACCGTGCGCTCGATCCGGCGCGCGACCAGTCCTACTTCCTCTATGCGACGACCGAGGACCAGCTCGACTACCTGCGCTTCCCGCTCGGCGGGCTGCCCAAGGCCGAAGTGCGCGACCTGGCCGAAGCGGCAGGCCTGCGCAATGCGGCCAAGCCCGACAGCCAAGACATCTGCTTCGTGCCCGATGGCGACTATGCCAAGATCGTGAAGAAGCTGCGGCCCGAAGGCGGGCGCGCGGGAGATATCGTCCATGCGCAGAGCGGCGAAGTGCTCGGCCGCCACCAAGGGGTGATCCACTACACCGTCGGCCAGCGCCGCGGGCTCGAGATCGGCGGCCAGCCGGAACCGCTCTACGTGGTCGGGATCGATGCAGACAAGGCGCAGGTGCTGGTCGGCCCCCGCCCGATGCTGGCCGTGTCCGCTGCCCGCCTGATCGAGACCAACCGGATCGGCCCGCTGCCCGACGCCGGGCTGACGGCCAAGGTGCGCAGCCTGGCCAAGCCCGTACCGGTCACGCTCGAAGGCGCGCTTGGCGGCGGGGCGGCGACAACCATCCGCTTCGCCCAGCCCGAATACGGGGTCGCGCCCGGGCAGGCGGCGGTCATCTATGCCGGCGAACGCGTGGTCGGCGGCGGCTGGATCGACGGGACGACCGGCTTCGAGGGCTGA
- a CDS encoding GlsB/YeaQ/YmgE family stress response membrane protein, which yields MGWIIALIVGGIAGWLASLVMNRDASMGIFWNIVVGCIGSVVGNLIAGPLLGISGSVQEFSLTGLVIAIVGAVVLLGIANLVQRGRVR from the coding sequence ATGGGTTGGATTATTGCACTTATCGTTGGCGGCATCGCTGGCTGGCTCGCGAGCCTGGTCATGAACCGTGACGCATCCATGGGCATCTTCTGGAACATCGTGGTCGGCTGTATCGGCTCGGTGGTCGGCAATCTCATCGCCGGCCCGCTGCTCGGCATTTCCGGCAGCGTCCAGGAATTCTCGCTGACCGGTCTCGTCATCGCAATCGTCGGCGCCGTGGTGCTGCTGGGCATCGCGAACCTCGTGCAGCGCGGCCGCGTCCGCTAA
- a CDS encoding serine hydrolase domain-containing protein has translation MNLRSRSLIVLTLAATSLAACGSPGPAEEPPLSEEAVAAVTENAGAPAKALAREVDDLFTMEGLGETRALIVMKDGKIAAERYGEDYDADTRFVSWSMAKTVTAMMIGQLVGDGLLRLDAPAPVPRWQRSGDPRADITLRHLLQMRSGLEHTEAGDPPYESGEVRMLFLDGRDDMADYATAQPPEAEPGAKFEYSSNTTVILADIAARTLTESSDPEARRRAVSDYLHARLFDQLGMDSMTLEFDRSGTLIGGSLMHATARDWAKLGELMRLKGSHRGEQLLPRSWVAEMVKPSPKSPHYGLQTWLNRPNGEPEHPLFPDRAPHSAFSMIGHMGQYVFVSPEQGLTVVRLGHSNAEERKAMLQQLADVVELYPAEGR, from the coding sequence ATGAATTTGCGGTCGCGCTCCCTTATCGTCCTTACCCTTGCCGCCACAAGCCTTGCCGCATGCGGTTCGCCTGGTCCTGCCGAGGAACCGCCGCTGAGCGAGGAAGCGGTGGCCGCGGTGACCGAGAACGCCGGCGCTCCGGCGAAGGCGCTGGCGCGCGAGGTGGACGATCTCTTCACCATGGAAGGCCTTGGCGAAACGCGCGCGCTGATCGTCATGAAGGACGGCAAGATCGCGGCCGAACGTTATGGGGAGGACTACGATGCCGACACCCGGTTCGTCAGTTGGTCGATGGCCAAGACGGTCACTGCCATGATGATCGGCCAGCTGGTCGGCGACGGCCTGCTGCGCCTCGATGCGCCTGCTCCGGTCCCGCGCTGGCAGCGCAGCGGCGACCCGCGCGCCGACATCACCCTGCGCCACCTGCTCCAGATGCGCAGCGGACTGGAGCATACCGAGGCTGGCGACCCGCCCTACGAGAGCGGCGAGGTGCGTATGCTCTTCCTCGACGGGCGCGACGACATGGCGGACTATGCCACTGCCCAGCCGCCCGAAGCCGAGCCCGGGGCGAAGTTCGAATACTCCTCGAACACCACGGTCATCCTCGCCGACATCGCCGCGCGCACGCTGACCGAGAGCAGCGATCCCGAAGCGCGCCGCCGCGCGGTGAGCGACTATCTCCACGCCCGCCTGTTCGACCAGCTGGGCATGGATTCCATGACCCTCGAATTCGACCGGTCGGGCACGCTGATCGGCGGCAGCCTGATGCACGCGACGGCACGCGACTGGGCGAAGCTGGGCGAGCTGATGCGCCTCAAGGGCTCGCACCGGGGCGAGCAGCTGCTGCCGCGCAGCTGGGTCGCCGAGATGGTGAAGCCCAGCCCGAAGAGCCCGCATTACGGCCTCCAGACTTGGCTCAACCGCCCCAATGGCGAACCGGAGCACCCGCTCTTCCCCGACCGCGCGCCGCACAGCGCCTTTTCGATGATCGGGCACATGGGCCAGTACGTCTTCGTGTCGCCCGAACAGGGGCTGACCGTGGTGCGCCTCGGCCATTCCAATGCCGAAGAGCGCAAGGCCATGCTGCAGCAGCTGGCGGACGTGGTCGAACTCTACCCCGCCGAAGGCAGGTAG
- the sciP gene encoding CtrA inhibitor SciP codes for MIENQDIRPAQVIGPLGEPLTLKDLPSPSTKRWVVRRKAEVVAAVNGGLLTIDEVLERYGLTLEEFASWQRAVDRSGMQGLRVTRIQHYRDLYERQFKY; via the coding sequence ATGATCGAGAACCAGGACATCCGCCCTGCACAGGTAATCGGCCCGCTCGGCGAGCCGCTGACCCTCAAGGATTTGCCGTCGCCCTCGACGAAGCGCTGGGTCGTGCGTCGCAAGGCAGAGGTCGTGGCAGCCGTCAATGGCGGGCTGCTGACGATCGACGAGGTCCTGGAACGCTATGGCCTCACGCTGGAAGAGTTCGCCTCGTGGCAGCGCGCGGTCGACCGTTCGGGGATGCAGGGCCTTCGCGTCACGCGCATCCAGCACTACCGCGACCTGTACGAACGCCAGTTCAAGTACTGA
- a CDS encoding cation diffusion facilitator family transporter: MSEDRARLARSAALASISVAVVLVALKTWASWKTGSTAMLGSLADSALDLIASFATLTGVWIASQPADEDHRFGHGKAEALAAIFQVMLIALSAFGIAIRAIMQFAGGQGTEAAAEGIGVSLVAIALTFALLGWQRYVMRRTRSLAIQTDHLHYKSDLFLNLAVIAALALDQMAGLTGADPAFGLAIAAWLGWGAFTAARAAVDDLMDREWPEEKRLAFIEAAARHPELSKLHDLRTRTSGHRDFVQFHVDLPGDMTVEEAHDIIERVEADLCRQFPDMELLIHIDPEGHVDEPGNPLAEENEFKRLENGK, from the coding sequence GTGAGCGAGGATCGCGCCCGCCTTGCCCGTTCGGCCGCACTGGCATCGATCAGCGTTGCCGTGGTGCTGGTCGCGCTCAAGACCTGGGCGAGCTGGAAGACCGGCTCGACCGCCATGCTCGGCAGCCTTGCCGATTCGGCGCTCGACCTCATCGCCAGCTTCGCCACGCTGACCGGCGTGTGGATCGCCTCGCAGCCGGCCGACGAGGACCACCGCTTCGGTCACGGCAAGGCAGAGGCGCTTGCCGCCATCTTCCAGGTCATGCTGATCGCGCTCTCGGCCTTCGGCATCGCGATCCGCGCCATCATGCAGTTCGCCGGCGGGCAGGGGACCGAGGCCGCGGCAGAGGGTATCGGCGTATCGCTGGTCGCCATTGCGCTGACCTTCGCGTTGCTCGGCTGGCAGCGCTACGTCATGCGCCGCACGCGCAGCCTCGCGATCCAGACAGACCATTTGCACTACAAGTCCGACCTGTTCCTGAACCTCGCTGTGATCGCGGCGCTGGCGCTCGACCAGATGGCCGGGTTGACGGGTGCGGACCCCGCTTTCGGCCTCGCCATTGCCGCGTGGCTTGGCTGGGGCGCCTTCACAGCCGCGCGCGCCGCGGTGGACGATCTGATGGACCGCGAATGGCCGGAAGAGAAACGCCTCGCCTTCATTGAAGCGGCGGCTCGGCATCCGGAGCTGTCCAAGCTCCACGACCTGCGCACCCGCACCAGCGGGCACCGCGACTTCGTCCAGTTCCACGTCGACCTGCCGGGCGACATGACGGTGGAGGAAGCGCACGACATCATCGAGCGGGTGGAGGCAGACCTGTGCCGCCAGTTCCCCGACATGGAACTGCTCATCCACATCGATCCCGAAGGCCATGTTGACGAGCCGGGCAACCCGCTGGCCGAGGAAAACGAGTTTAAGCGGCTGGAGAACGGCAAGTGA
- a CDS encoding efflux RND transporter periplasmic adaptor subunit → MNYEAGIKSEIDDTSTVEFDEGGSVSRLARNKKPLIIGAIILLAAAIGAYFMLSSAPADPNAGQAQAPAVSVVAPGRTTIAGEITATGTLAARREMPVGVVGEGGRVVSVPVEQGSWVQAGQVLAVIDRSVQTQQAQSAAAQIQVAQADANLAQANLDRALQLVERGFVSKADVDRLTATRDAAVARVRVAQASLRELQARNARLNIVAPAAGLVLERNVEPGQTVSGGSQPLFRIAKGGEMEMLARLGEIELSRITAGESAEVTPVGSERSFTGQIWQVAPTINAQDRQGTARIALPYAPELRPGGFATALIKSGTIVAPILPESAIMSDDSESYVYIVGDDNKVARRPIKLGNVTPNGIVIREGLTGQERVVLRAGGFLNEGETVKPVVEKN, encoded by the coding sequence ATGAATTACGAGGCAGGCATCAAATCCGAGATCGACGACACGTCGACCGTAGAATTCGACGAAGGAGGTAGCGTGTCGCGCCTTGCACGAAACAAGAAGCCCCTGATTATCGGCGCGATTATCCTTCTCGCGGCCGCAATCGGCGCATACTTCATGCTTTCTTCCGCACCGGCCGATCCGAACGCCGGCCAAGCGCAGGCTCCTGCCGTGAGCGTCGTCGCGCCCGGTCGGACCACGATTGCAGGTGAAATCACCGCTACCGGCACGCTTGCTGCCCGCCGCGAAATGCCCGTTGGCGTCGTGGGCGAAGGAGGCCGCGTCGTCTCCGTTCCGGTCGAGCAGGGCAGTTGGGTCCAGGCGGGCCAGGTGCTCGCCGTGATCGACCGCTCGGTCCAGACGCAGCAGGCGCAGAGTGCTGCGGCCCAGATCCAGGTCGCGCAGGCCGATGCCAATCTCGCGCAGGCCAATCTCGACCGCGCGCTCCAGCTGGTCGAGCGCGGCTTCGTGTCCAAGGCCGATGTCGATCGCCTGACGGCGACCCGTGATGCAGCCGTCGCCCGCGTGCGCGTGGCGCAGGCATCACTGCGCGAACTGCAGGCCCGTAACGCGCGCCTCAACATCGTCGCGCCTGCTGCCGGCCTCGTGCTCGAACGCAATGTCGAACCGGGCCAGACGGTCAGCGGCGGATCGCAGCCGCTGTTCCGCATCGCCAAGGGCGGCGAGATGGAAATGCTCGCCCGCCTCGGCGAAATCGAACTGTCGCGCATCACGGCTGGCGAAAGCGCCGAAGTGACGCCGGTGGGTTCGGAAAGGAGCTTCACCGGCCAGATCTGGCAGGTCGCCCCGACCATCAATGCGCAGGACCGCCAGGGTACGGCGCGCATCGCACTGCCTTATGCGCCTGAGCTGCGCCCCGGCGGCTTCGCCACCGCGCTGATCAAGAGCGGCACGATCGTCGCCCCGATCCTGCCCGAAAGCGCGATCATGTCGGATGACAGCGAAAGCTACGTCTACATCGTCGGTGACGACAACAAGGTTGCCCGCCGCCCGATCAAGCTGGGCAATGTCACGCCCAATGGCATCGTCATCCGCGAAGGCCTGACCGGCCAGGAACGGGTCGTGCTGCGTGCCGGCGGCTTCCTCAACGAAGGCGAGACGGTGAAGCCGGTCGTCGAGAAGAACTGA